The Couchioplanes caeruleus sequence GGTCCAGGCGGAACGGGGTGAGCGCCAGCAGGGTCAGGGTGCCGACGGCGACGGCGGCGACGCCGAGCAGCGCGATGGTCAGCGCCTGACGTTGCACCCCGCCGGGCAGTTTCCGGCCGATAGCGTGCACGCTGGGCTCACCGCGGATCTCGGCGAGGATGACGAAGCCGAGCAGCGCGAACGTGGTGACCTTGATACCGCCGGCGGTGCCGGCGCTACCAGCACCGATGAACATCAGCGCGTCGTGGATGAGCAGGGTGACGTCGGTGAACTCGGCCACGTTGAGGCTGTTGAACCCGGCGGTGCGTGGCATCACCGCGGTGGTGAACCCGGCGAGCAGCTTGCCGCCCATCCCGAGGCCGCCGAGCGTGCCGGGGTTCGACCACTCCGCAATGCTGATCGCCACCCACCCTGCGGCCAGCAGCACCACCGTCATCCCCACCGTGATCTTCGTATGGATCGACCACTTGCGGGGTGTGCGCAGCTCGCGGAGCAGCTCGAACAGCACCGGAAACCCGAGGCCGCCGATGATGACCGCGACCACGATCGGTAGGCAGATCAGCGGGTCGGTAGCGAACCGCATCAGCGAGTCGGGGTACAGGCCGAAGCCGGCGTTGTTGAACGCCGACACCGCGTGGAACACCCCCAGATAGATTGCGCGCGGCCAGCCGCATCCGTAGCCGGCGGGCCACCAGCAGCCCGAGCAGCGACGCCAAGGTCATGATCCCGAACCCGCCGATCTGGATCAGCCCCAGGATCACCACCTCCCCGAACCCGACCAGAAGGTACCGGTGCCCTCGATCACCAAACCGGTCACGCACACCGCCGACGTCGCCGTGAACAACGCCGTCACCAGACCAGCACTGCGGCCACTCTCGGTAGCGAACGGCAACGCCAGCAACCCTGAACCGACCAGCACCGCCGCGGCGAACCCGAGGACCACCATCCGGGCCGGATGCCGCACCGTCCGCGCCAGCGGCCCGGTCACCAACCCCGGTAGCCGCCACCGCCGCACCACAGCCAGCGCGCGCCAGGCCCCCCGCCCTCGCAGCCCGCACACCGCCGCCGGCCCGCACACGCCACCGCGACGACCCCGCCGATTCCGGCGGTCGGGCCAGTGGCATCCACAGCAGCAGTGCGATGCCAAGCCCGACCACGAGGAACATGCCCGCGATCAGCAACAGGCCCAGCAGCAGTTGCCCCCGATCGAGTCCATCAGCACATGATCCATGCCGCTGCGGTATTCGCTGGCAGCGCCCGCTGCATCCCGAAGATCTACCAGCAGCGCCACGCCGTCCAGTGCGGCATCAACCGGCTCAAACGCCACCGCGCCGTCGCTACCCGGTTCGACTCGCCGTTCGCTACGAAGCCACCGTGACTATCGCCGCGATCAACGAGTGGCTATGACTTCGATACACGGCCTAGTACTGCAACGGCACTCAGCAGGCGAAACGAGTTCATGATCGGGTCGTTGGTCATGGTGTGACGAATGTCGATGTTGCGGTGTGGTCGGCGGAATTGGATCGGTTGCATGCCCGGATCGCGGGCCGGTTCACGCGTGCGGAGCCGCGGCGGCGGGCCCGGCAGTACCTGTGCGGGCTGGTCGCGGGCCTGGATCGGACCAATGGTTGGACCCTGGCGGAGCAGGCCGGCGATGTGTCGCCGGACGGAATGCAACGCCTGTTGCGGTGGGCGGACTGGGACGTCGACACAGTCCGTGACGACGTGCGGGACTACGTGGTCGAGCACCTCGGCGACCCGCAGAGTGTACTGATCATTGACGACACCGGCTTTCTGAAGAAGGGCGTGAAGTCCGCCGGCGTGGCCCGTCAGTACTCGGGAACGGCCGGCAGGGTCGAGAACTGCCAGGTCGGGGTGTTCCTGGCTTACCGCTCGTGCAAGGGTCACGCGTTGATCGACCGGCAGTTGTATCTGCCGCAGGCCTGGACCGACGACCGTGAACGCTGTCGGGCTGCGGGGATCCCGGACGAGGTCGGCTTCGCCACCAAGGTCGAGATGGCCCGCACCATGCTCGGCCGGGCGTTCGCCGCGGGGATCGCACCCGGGTGGGTGACGATGGACGAGGCCTACGGGCAGTCGAAGTCGCTGCGGGTGTGGATGGAAGAGCACGACCAGGCGCATGTGGTCGCCACCCGCCGCAACGATGACGTGGTCACCACCAGCATGGGCTTCGCCCGCGTCGACAACCTGATCGCCGCGCTGCCGGGCCGGGCCTGGTCGAGGATCTCGGCCGGGCCCGGCGCTCACGGACCCCGCGAATACCACTGGGCGCGGACGCCGATCCGGGTGTTCTGGCGGCCGGGTCGCGGGCACTGGCTGCTCGCTCGCCGCAACATCAGCACGGGCGAGCTGGCCTACTACGTCTGCTACGGACCTCGCCAGACCCGGCTGATGGACCTGGCCCGCGTAGCCGGCAGCCGCTGGGCCGTGGAGGAATGCTTCCAGCAAGCCAAAAACGGTGCCGGTCTCGACGAGTATCAGGTCCGTGACTGGCGGGCCTGGTATGCCCACATCACCTTGTCGATGGCCGCGCACGCTTGGCTCGTCGTCGCGAAAACCCTTACCGCAAAGGGGGAACCTGCACCGGCGAGCACATGATGATCGGTTTCACCGTACCCGAGATCAGGCGCCTGATCGCCGCACTGGTCGTCCGCTCCCACCAGCACAGACACCACGTCTGGTGGTGGTCACGATGGCGCCGCACACGCCAATACCAGGCACGGCTATGCCACTACCGACGACGCGGCTATCCACTCACCTAACTGCCGTTGCAGTACTAGTGCGGTGACCACCACGTTGACCGGGTTGTCTGCCGCCGTCAGCGCTGGTCCGGAAGGCTCGCCGACCCGGCGAAGGTTCGTGGACACCGCACTAGCGGCTGTCAGTCGGTGGCCGGCAACGGCAACGCCCGCCGGTCCAGTCCTGGAGGCGGCGATCCATCTCATCGACGTCCATGCCGTCGCAGAGCTTCAGGTTGATCACCATGGGGGTGCCGAAGAGGTACGTGTTCGTCAGCATGGTGCGCTCGGCGTCCGAAGCGGGTGCCTGCGCATCGGCCCACGCCAGGGCCCGGCCACTCAGCGGGCGAGGGGACAGATGGTGCAGGCGGTCGGCCGGCGGGGCCGGGTACTGGCCGTCCGCGTCGACACAGAAGACCGGCGTCCGGCCCAAGCCGGGGCGGAAGGTGGTGGCGGTCACTTCGGACCACGGCACCGACATCGGAAACTCGCCGCCGCGCCACGACGGGGCGTACTCCACGCCCCAGGCGCTCAGCCGCATGGCGGTGGGAGGCCCGCGGTGCACCGCCCACCAGGCGATCAGGTCGGTGATGCCGTCTACCAACCACCATGCGCCCCGGTAGGCCAACAGCATGCCGGATGCCAACAGTAGCACAATGGCCCCGATCTGCAGCGCACCGTCTCCGCCGGCGCGCAGCAGGGCCACGAAGCTGACGACCGCTATGATCAGAGGTACCAGACCGTAGAGCGTCTTGCGGATACCTGGAGCGGGAGACTTCCGGCGGTGGACCAACATGACAGCGCCTGCATTGAACAACGGTCACCCTCACCTCCACGCGCGCGATGCACGGCCATTCTGGCGTACGAGGCGCCTGCCAGGGGAGCCCGCTCTGCGCGGATCCCGCCAAGCTGGCCCTACCACCGCCTCGCCGGCTGAGTTCCATCGCCCGACGGCAGTTGGTGGATGATCGCGTCATCGCTAGCGTCTCCCGGCAGGGGGAGACGGGAACTGTTTCTGGGCACCACGCGAAGTCGCCCGCTGGATCACCACCAGCCCGCCACGCCGGACCCTCGACACCGCCGAACGGCTCCAGCGGCTGCTCACGCACTGCCCCGAACTCGACCGCGCGCACACCCTGGTCCGAGCCTTCGCCGCCATGTTCGACAGCGGCGGCCCCGGAGCACTACCGGACTGGCTCAACCAACTCGAGACCAGCCGCCTGCCCGGCCTGCCCAGCCTCGCCAACGTCATCCGTGACGACCTACCGGCAGTCGTCCAGGCCATCACGTCGCCCTACAGCTCCGGCATCAACGAGGGCCGCATCACCGACGTGAAACTCCAGAAGCGACTCATGGGCGGTCGCGCGAAAGTTCCGCTCCTGCGCCAACGAGTCGTACTCATCGCACACCTACGCCAACACGTCACCGCTGGCTAGGACGGACGAACTGGGCTCCGCCAGGGCGGCCATAACCGGCCCCGCTTGCGACTCGGCTGCCGCCACCGGGCATAACTGACGTAGCTGCGACACGCTTTGGCGGGCGGCGGCGCGCAGCGGACCGCGCGTTGTCTGCGGCAATAAGAGTGAGCAGGCAGTTCAGGACTCTGCCGTCTCCTCAGGGCTGGCGGCGAAAGATTCCCGCAGGGTGGCAACCGCCGCGATGATGTCGTCCAGTGACCGTTCGATTCTGGCGTTGCGCACAGGTTCGAAATCAAGAATGCGGGTGCTGGCTGCAGTGAAATCCGAAGGGGCGAGGTCGTATTGACTGACGTTGCTCCACCCAGCCTGCACCTCCACAAGGCGGTCGCGTGCCGGTCCGACCCGCAGCCACCCGGTGCACTGGTCGGAAAAGTTGAAGGGTAGGAGCACGACCGGGCTATCGCCAGCCGGAGCCGGCCGACACCGACGAGCACGACGAGCACGACGAGCGGATCGGACTGCATTGGAAGACCCGCGCCCTCGTCGACTGGGCCGCAGGCCGCCCATTCGCCTGGGTCGACGACGGAATCACCGACACCGACCGAGCCTGGGCGTCAGCACATCACCCAGGGGACGCCCTACTTCATCGAGTCGCCCCCCCTGGGTCTCACCGATGCTGACTACGCCGCTCTCAAGGACTGGCTGCACTGGACTCGCGACACACCCCCGGATGGTGCGGCCTGAAGCTCCTACCCGAGTCAGCTGCCGCGACACGCGAAGACTCATATAGAGATCCGTCGTTCCAGTTGGCCAGTCAAGATTAGGTAGTTCAGAGAAACACGCGTTTTCGTGCCGGCAAGGCGTTCCATGGTCGCGGCAGCCGCCGAGTTCACCAGCATGCCCGGAGCTGTGGCGGACCGCTGAGTGCGCCAGCCATCGTCGGTGCCTGCCCGGCTGACGATCGCGTGCACGCTCATGTCCGATGAGCGGATGTGTTTCATCAACGCTCATGCAGTCTTGCGCAGTTTCCCGGCATGCCGGGGCTGTCTCCCGGCCGGGCATAGCTCCTCATACCTCGATGAGGAAGCGCAGGGTTGCCTCCGCGAGGTCGGCGAGGAACGCGCCGCGGTGGAATTCGGGGCTGTCGCTCATGCCGGGTGGCAGGACGTTCATGAAGCTGAAGTGGCCTGCATTCGGCACGAGACGTACATCGACGAGCCCGGGCGCGTTCTTCAAGTGCAGGGCCTGCGTGATCGGCGTGACAGTGTCTTGTTCTCCCGCGTAGACCAGCGCGGGAATCGTCATCGCGTCGAGGGCGCCGGGGGCGGCGAACCATCCGGCGGCGGGTGCGTACAGGACCAATCGCGAGACCCGCGGCTCGTGGGGAACGTCGATCGGCTTTCCGTCGCGTCCCCACGGCGTCGCCCCGGCCAGGCACAGGGCCGCCCACCCTCCGATCGAGTGGCCGACTACAGCGACGGGCACGTCCGGCGGAGCCGCTTCCTCCAGCGCCCGGAGCAATCCGGCGGGACGGGCCAGAAGCTGCGCAGTGGTCGTCGCCTTCGGGACTATTCGCTCGAAGTGCGGTGCGATCACGAGGCAGTCATGGGCCGCCAAGTGCTCCAGAAGTGGGCGGTGACGCTGGGGGTCGCCGCCTGCTCCGGCAGCGAACAGCACGACTGGTCCGGCATCGGTGGGGCCGAGCGTCAGAATTTTCACGGGCTCCTCCAAGCGAACCGGCATGACATGGCGGGTAAGGCTTCGGACACAAGACTCGCAGATGCCGGAGCGTCTGCGTTCGCGGGTCCGTCCGGACGTCGCGCTGGCAATCACTGGCACCGACCTGGCCGTTGCGTGCGAGCATCGCGCGCCATCCGGCGGCGCCGTGGGCGAGGGGCCAACATCCTTTCATCAGCGTAAGACGTTCTGGTCAAGCGGTTGGTCGGGTGCCTCGTCCGTCGTCGGTCCCTGCATAGTCGTAATGGGGTTGGTCCCTGCAGCGCGTAACCGGGTTGATACGACGGCGGGCGGAGCTGCCCATGATGAGAGACGAGGTTGCCCGGGGGTTCCTCAATGCCGCGTGGGGCTCGCCCCGACCTTGCTTGACGGGCCGTCTGGTGGTTTAGGCGGCGAGGGACATCACCGCGGTTCGTGTGCCGTGGGTGGCGATGGCGGGGTCCCAGGGTTGGCCGGTGGTGACGACCGCGTGCAGCTGCCGCAGGATCGCAGCGGCGATCACGGCTTGGGCTTGGGTGACGGTGAGTTTGTTCTGTGCCCGGGTGGTCAGGTGAGTGAAGCGGGCGGCGTAGACGGGGTTGGCGCGTTGTGCGCCCCAGACCGCCCGCCAGGCTGCCAACCGTAGTCCGGGCCGGCCAACTACGCGTCGCAACCCGGTCGGCGTCAGCCGGTCCCCGGGCACGAACTGGCTTCCCAATGGCGAAGTCAAGCCTCGGGGTCTGTGCTGGGCGCCTGATTATTGGCGCCGCCGTGGAGCCGTGTTGATCAGCGGCCTGGGAAGGCGGCCAAAGCCAGATCTCACCGGTGCCCGAGTTCAGCGCGTCTTCCACCAGGAACGTTCGACGATGATCTGCTCGAGCTCACTCAGGCGATCGGTCAGCATCTCGGCGGGGACGTTATCGGGGCGGGTGAGGGCCAGATGCAGGTCAGAGGCAAGGTAGGCGGCGCTTCGGATTTCGCATCCGGCTCGGAGAATCTCCGGCGCAGTCGCGGTTTCTCGGGCGACGACGTCGAGGACGGCCTCCCGGTGCACGCCGCTGAACGCGATGAGGAAGCACCAGTCGTCGAGGGGCTCGCCGAGCCGTGCCCACTCGAAGTCCAGCAACGCCGTCACCCTGCCAGCGGACGCCAACCAGTTACCCCAATGACAGTCGGCATGGACCGGCGTATCCGTGCTCGCGGACACCGGCGCGTTGTCCGCTATCGCCGTCAGGCCCTTGAGCAGAGCAGGCCGCACAACACTGTTCCGATCGATCGTGGCAAGGCTATCGATCAGTGCCAGCAGCGCTGCTTTGGTGACGAGGCCTCCGTGGTCGAGCGGCTCCGCCAGCACCTTCCGTGCGGGCGGCGAAGGAGCCCAGCGATGCAGCACCTCGAGCCGCTGGACGGCCTGCTCGGCCAGGGACCGCGCGGTCGCCGCTTCAACACCGGGCAGGCCCATCGCGAGCGCCGTGCCTGCCATGCGGGCGTAGCACGCGTACCGAATCTTGTGGCCATTGACCTCGTCAAGGCCGCTGGCGAGTAGCGGCGCGGTCAGCCCTTCGGGTAGGTGGGGAGCCAGTGCGACCTCTCGGTTCAGCCGCGGATGTCGCGCCTCGCCGATGAGCTTCACCACGATGTCCGAACCGACGTAGACGTGGTGGGACAAGCTAGCCGCCGCTTCCATCGGGCCCGGATCGCGTCCGAGGGCCGACATCGCGGCTACCCGCGCGATCTGCGGCGTCCGACTGAGATCAACCACCACCGGTCCTCACCAACCCCTCTGCAGTCCCTCTACAGCCTGGAGCACGGTAGAACCCGACTGACGTCGGCCCGAACAGACGCGAACCACGTGAGCGGCGATAGGGAGGGTTGAATCGGCACGCTTGCATCTCCCCTCACGCGAGCGGATTTCGGCCGCCTGCGTCGATCTGAACATAGAAGGAAGCCCTGCTGGCCGAACGTTTCGTGCTGCGAAGATCGTGATTCGTATCACCGCAGCCGATGTGGGCTGGCTGACTGACTGACACTGCCGCATCCAGACCGATCACCTGGTGCTGGGGCCGTCTTCAACCGGTGTCCAGGCCCAGACCCACGGAGATGGTCAATCAGGGCGACGCCATGGCAAGCGGTGGTGTTACTTCGTAGAGGCGCCGGTCGCGGATCAGGGCCCACATTTCCGGTGTCGACGATGGGTGGCGTCGAACGATCAGACCTTGCCATTTTTCGTCTCATGATCTTCTAGAAGCGTCACGATAGGCGTCATGGGCTCGTCAGCGGGGTCGAGTGCCAGTAGCACCGAACGAATGATCGGTGCGTTGATTCCCCCTGGGACGCGTAGGCCCAAACCTTCAATACCGTTACTGCTGCCGGAGCCGTGGCGGCCCCGCCTGCCTGTGGACAATGGGCCCGCGGCGTTGCTTCTCGACATGGCCATCTCGACGCCTCCGGCCGTTTCTACGCCCGTGCACTGCTGCAAGCACTGGAACGGGCGCCCGGCCAGCGTATCGATCTGGCCGTCGTCGCCGATGCAGTCGTGATCGGATCCTCTGCCACCGGCCGACAAGCGGTAGGTGTGCGGGGAGAGGTCGCAGTACCGGCACCGACACGCTCATTGCTCGGCCTGGAATCCGATCATCGGGTGATCCTGGCGGCCGCACCTGAACTCGGCGTGCTGGTGGTCCACCCGCACGCCACGATCGCACAACTGCTGACCGAGCACTACCGCCGCCAGACCGCAGCAGTTGGTCGGGTGGTGTTCGCAACACGATCAGTCACATAGATGACCTTGATCGCGGTCGATACCGCGTCATCCGTTGTCGCCGGTGGGCTCTCTCAGGTATCCGGACCGGATGAGGTGGCCGTCATGACCCTCCCTGCCGACACCTGCGACCCGCTCACCGCGTGGCTGACCAGCCCGCCAACGACCGGCCAGGTGCGAGTCAGGGGCCGCTGCGTCCCAACCCAGATGGGCGGGCTGCGTTTCGCGTTCTACGGGCGGATGTCGCGTTCTACGGGCGGATGTCGATGGTGGAGTACCAGGACGATGTGTCCTCGCGGGCCTGGCAGCACGACAGCGCGCAGCGACTGATCGCCGGGTACGGCGTCATCGTCGCGAGCTTCTTCGACGTGGGCTGCTCACGCAGTCTGCCGTGGGAACAGCGTCCACAGGCCGCAGCTCTACTGGCGGCGATCACCGATCCGGACCGGCCGTTCGATGCGCTCATGGTGGGCGAGTTCGAGCGGGCCTTCTGCGCCGGGCAGTTCGAAGTGCTGCTTCCGCTGCTCGACGAGCACGGCATCCAGGTGTGGTTACCCGAGGCCGGAGGTCCGATCGACCCGGCCGATCCGGTGCACCAGGCGCTGGTCCTGATGCTGGGTCACCAGTCTCAGCGCGAGATCCTCCGGTCGAGGTTTCGCACCACGGCGGCGATGCAGGTCCAAGCCCGCGACCAAGGCCGGCACCTGGGCGGTCGACCACCGTGCGGGTACCGACTCGTAGACGCGGGCCCGCATCCGAACGCGGCACACGCCCGGTGGGGTAGGAGGCTGCACCGCCTCGACCCGGATCCGGAGACTGCACTCACGGTGCGGTGGATGTTCGCGCAGCGACTGGCCGGATGCAGCGTGGCGGGCATCGCCCGGACCCTGAACGCGATGGCAGTAGCGCCGCCGTCGGCGCATGACCGGGCCCGGAACCCCCATCGCAGCGGCGCGGCCTGGACGGTCCGTACGGTCGCGGCCATCCTGGCGAACCCCAGATACACCGGTCGGCAGGTGTGGAATCGGCAGGGCATCGACCACCACGAGACCCGCCCCGGCGACAAGACTAGCCGGCCACCCGGCCGCAAGCCGTCGCATCACTGGAACCAGCGCGACCAGTGGGTGATCTCCACGGTCGTCGTGCACCCGCCGCTCGTCAGCGAACAAGACTTCCTGCGCGCCCAGCAGATCAAGGCCCTCGACGTTCCCGATTACGGCAACCCGCACCGCTACCGGCTCACCGGTCTAGTGATCTGCGGGTTGTGCCGGCGCCGCCTGGAAGGCCAGTGGGTGCATGGCCGCGCCGGCTACCGCTGCCGACACGGCTACACGAGCGGCAGCGACGTCCAGCCGGACCGCGCCAAGACGCTCTACCTACGCGAGGAGCACGTCCTGGAACAAGCGCGTATCCAGTTCGCCCACCTCATCGACCTCGACCCGCACGCACTGGCACCCGATGACCTCGCCGGACAGCTGCGCCAGCGGCAGATCACCATCGTGTGTACGCCCGTCAGTATCACCCTCGACGTCGGTGCTGATTCCCCAGTCGAGCCTCCAACCTCGCCGCGCCTCGCCGTCAGCCCAGGCGACACGACCAGCCCGGCTGGGGAAAAGGAGGCGCCGATCGAAGGGGCCGACGAAACCCCGAAGTAGTCATCTCGCCCAGTTGTCTCTGTCCAACAGCCGATGCCGGAATCTACGATTCCTCATCAGCGGCGGACAGCATTTAACCCCCACCAAGGTCATTCGAAACGTGAATGACCTTGGTGGGGGTTAACGTGTCCGAGATCAACACTATGGACACGCACACAGTGATCGCTTCCCGCGAGCTGGCATGCGCGGTCTGATTTGGCGGTGCGTCAGTTCGCTCGCCGTTGAGGGTGGGGACCTTAGCGCCAGCCGAAACCCTCGAAACGGCCCGCTCCTGGAGTGAAGTCCACACCGACAGTGGGTCAGACCCCTTCGAGGACGAGGTTGCGGCGGACGACGGCAACGCCGTAGGAGAGCAGGAGAAAAACGGCGATCGTCGCGATTCTGAGCCACGGTGTGTCCGTGATGCGCCGGTCGACGGCGATGGAGATGCTGATGCCGAGGCTGAGTCCGGTGATGAGGCACAGGAAGGCGGTGATGGCGCGTTCGGCGTTGGTGTACTGCGACCACAGGCCGATTGCTCCGAGGAGGGCGGCGCCGAAGCTCAGGCCGGTGAGTCCGGTCAGAGGAGCGGCCAGTCTCAGGCGGTGTGAGGTCTTCACTGCTGGTCCTGCCCGGGTTGAAGCTCGGGCGCGGCGCGCAGGTCTTCGGCCGCGCGTTCGTAGCTGGCACGTTCTTCGGGCGTCATCTGCTGCTGTTCTTCCTGCGCCTTGGCGGCTGCTGTGGCGAGGGCCTCGCTGTGCCAGGGGAAGTCAGCCGCGGCGCGCAGGGTGGCCTCGCCGTTGATCACCGTACGGGCGAAGGAGCCGAGAGGATCGTTCTCGCCTCGGGTGACGGCGAGGTGGCGCAGCAGCGCACGGGCGAGTGGCTGTTCGGCGATGTCACCGTTCATCGTCGCGGGATACTCCTTCGTCTGATCAGTATCCGGCGGGGTGCCGATAAGGCTGGGTCTGTGGCAGGACGTCGACGGCGAGCTTGGCTTCGACCGACTCCACGGTGCCGGCGATCGCCTTGATGACGTTGTCCGCGGTGCCGAAGAATCGCGAGATCTCCTCGTACAGCTTGTAGGCCTGGTAGATGTAGTATCCGGCGACGCTGTAACCGACCACCGGCCCGATGACAGTCTCGATGGTGGCTGTGCCGACGGCACCGGCCGCGTTGATGATGATCAGAATATCCAGCAGTTGACTCATCAGCCCGCTGACGACCTCGAACAGATTCTTGGTGGACTCGGCGGCCTTGGTGTAGAGGTCGTTGTACTCGGCGCACGCGCCCTTGAGGCCCATCGCCGCGCCGCCGAGCTTCAGCTGGAATTCCTGCTCGGCCTCGGCGGCGTTGCCGCGCCAGACGGTCGACACGTCCTGCGCGCCGGTCACCAGGATGCGGCCGATGTCGTGGCAGGCGCCGCCGATGTGGCCCCAGGCGACCGCGCAGTGCACGTACGCGTTCCAGTCGCCGCTGAACTGCTTGGCCCAGCCTTCGAACGGGTCGTAGCTGAACAGCCAGATGCTGACCTGTCGCAGCCACGCTGACGGGCTGATCAGGTCGGCGATCGGGTTGATCGACCACATTTCGATCTCGGTCACATATTCCGGGTTGTTCAGGTGCGATGTCGGCTCGGCGACGTCGGCGAACGCCGAGCGGGCAGCCTGCGGCCACAGGTCCGGACGGCCTTGAGACAGGGTGCCGCGCACCGCGGCGGCGTCCTTGGCGCCGGGGTAGCCGGCGTCCAGCCGTGCCGCCGCGCCCGTATCGGCGCCCGCGTAGTCCTTTTTGGGCGGCGTTGATCTGGGTGCCGGTCTCCTGCGCCAGTTCTGAGACCCTGGTAATAAGGGGTTCTGGTGTGTCGGTGGCGGGCGAGGCGTCGGGTCATGATGATGATCATTGCCCATTGGACCATCGCTGCGTGGTGCTGCGGTAGGCGTTCGTAGTCGCGGACGGTGCGTCGGCAGCGGTTGATCCAGGAGAAGG is a genomic window containing:
- a CDS encoding potassium transporter TrkG, which gives rise to MFHAVSAFNNAGFGLYPDSLMRFATDPLICLPIVVAVIIGGLGFPVLFELLRELRTPRKWSIHTKITVGMTVVLLAAGWVAISIAEWSNPGTLGGLGMGGKLLAGFTTAVMPRTAGFNSLNVAEFTDVTLLIHDALMFIGAGSAGTAGGIKVTTFALLGFVILAEIRGEPSVHAIGRKLPGGVQRQALTIALLGVAAVAVGTLTLLALTPFRLDQVLFEVTSAFGTVGLSTPC
- a CDS encoding IS701 family transposase; this translates as MTNVDVAVWSAELDRLHARIAGRFTRAEPRRRARQYLCGLVAGLDRTNGWTLAEQAGDVSPDGMQRLLRWADWDVDTVRDDVRDYVVEHLGDPQSVLIIDDTGFLKKGVKSAGVARQYSGTAGRVENCQVGVFLAYRSCKGHALIDRQLYLPQAWTDDRERCRAAGIPDEVGFATKVEMARTMLGRAFAAGIAPGWVTMDEAYGQSKSLRVWMEEHDQAHVVATRRNDDVVTTSMGFARVDNLIAALPGRAWSRISAGPGAHGPREYHWARTPIRVFWRPGRGHWLLARRNISTGELAYYVCYGPRQTRLMDLARVAGSRWAVEECFQQAKNGAGLDEYQVRDWRAWYAHITLSMAAHAWLVVAKTLTAKGEPAPAST
- a CDS encoding transposase; translated protein: MTTSPPRRTLDTAERLQRLLTHCPELDRAHTLVRAFAAMFDSGGPGALPDWLNQLETSRLPGLPSLANVIRDDLPAVVQAITSPYSSGINEGRITDVKLQKRLMGGRAKVPLLRQRVVLIAHLRQHVTAG
- a CDS encoding alpha/beta hydrolase family protein: MKILTLGPTDAGPVVLFAAGAGGDPQRHRPLLEHLAAHDCLVIAPHFERIVPKATTTAQLLARPAGLLRALEEAAPPDVPVAVVGHSIGGWAALCLAGATPWGRDGKPIDVPHEPRVSRLVLYAPAAGWFAAPGALDAMTIPALVYAGEQDTVTPITQALHLKNAPGLVDVRLVPNAGHFSFMNVLPPGMSDSPEFHRGAFLADLAEATLRFLIEV
- a CDS encoding phosphotransferase family protein, which produces MVVDLSRTPQIARVAAMSALGRDPGPMEAAASLSHHVYVGSDIVVKLIGEARHPRLNREVALAPHLPEGLTAPLLASGLDEVNGHKIRYACYARMAGTALAMGLPGVEAATARSLAEQAVQRLEVLHRWAPSPPARKVLAEPLDHGGLVTKAALLALIDSLATIDRNSVVRPALLKGLTAIADNAPVSASTDTPVHADCHWGNWLASAGRVTALLDFEWARLGEPLDDWCFLIAFSGVHREAVLDVVARETATAPEILRAGCEIRSAAYLASDLHLALTRPDNVPAEMLTDRLSELEQIIVERSWWKTR
- a CDS encoding recombinase family protein; translation: MADQPANDRPGASQGPLRPNPDGRAAFRVLRADVAFYGRMSMVEYQDDVSSRAWQHDSAQRLIAGYGVIVASFFDVGCSRSLPWEQRPQAAALLAAITDPDRPFDALMVGEFERAFCAGQFEVLLPLLDEHGIQVWLPEAGGPIDPADPVHQALVLMLGHQSQREILRSRFRTTAAMQVQARDQGRHLGGRPPCGYRLVDAGPHPNAAHARWGRRLHRLDPDPETALTVRWMFAQRLAGCSVAGIARTLNAMAVAPPSAHDRARNPHRSGAAWTVRTVAAILANPRYTGRQVWNRQGIDHHETRPGDKTSRPPGRKPSHHWNQRDQWVISTVVVHPPLVSEQDFLRAQQIKALDVPDYGNPHRYRLTGLVICGLCRRRLEGQWVHGRAGYRCRHGYTSGSDVQPDRAKTLYLREEHVLEQARIQFAHLIDLDPHALAPDDLAGQLRQRQITIVCTPVSITLDVGADSPVEPPTSPRLAVSPGDTTSPAGEKEAPIEGADETPK